Genomic DNA from Deinococcota bacterium:
CCCGAACGCGAGGATAGGCAAGAGCACTGGGTCTTGTCCCTGGATCTTCCGGAAGCGGGTTGGCAACCTTTGGAGCCTCTGCCCAACCCGCGCAATCACCTGGGCGTCGTCGCCCTGGAGGGCATGATCTACGCCATCGGCGGCCAGCACGGCGCCCGCAAGCAGGCGGTGACCCAGAACGCGGTGCATCGCTACGACCCGGAAACGAATACCTGGACGGAACTCGCGTCCTTGCCGCAGCCTCTCTCGCACCATACCGCGGCGACATTGGTGATAGACGGCCGCATCATCACCGTCGGCGGCGAGCAGGCGCATGAGGAATTCGTGGCGAGCGTATTCGCCTACGACCCGCGGCAGGACCGCTGGGCGCCGCTGACCTCCTTGGACGAGCCACGCAATGCCGGGGTGGGTGGT
This window encodes:
- a CDS encoding galactose oxidase, with product PEREDRQEHWVLSLDLPEAGWQPLEPLPNPRNHLGVVALEGMIYAIGGQHGARKQAVTQNAVHRYDPETNTWTELASLPQPLSHHTAATLVIDGRIITVGGEQAHEEFVASVFAYDPRQDRWAPLTSLDEPRNAGVGGFINGEIVYVGGAVRPVVFSEGIYRGTPAP